A section of the Acidobacteriota bacterium genome encodes:
- a CDS encoding VWA domain-containing protein, producing MKSFWSFLILAALATPCFSDSITYVRVDRPLIQEHLKLARDAEGDRIQTLRNLLKKSGCPQVIEQEVPKEEFPNLICLMPGEEEGTIVVGASSDYAAEDAKSPGQWGTLALLPLLAESIAPVHHRFTLILIAFTGHEHGLRGASWYLSQLTEDQRKPIKAMVSLDNLGNTAPVYALAQADKTLANWLQVAAFSLQFPTPALVDASTSNLPLQNGVLATKDEDLWGNAKPFEHEHIPAIALQSARPDMLPTLQRSGAIPSHVTATGFDMDAYEATYRLLAVYVLYLDRNLDRPWVEPGTYAGKLVDTAGLFSSSPLEVSLKIDRFTTGNDLFRYERILQQGGQDALADALAGENEKGHYRFGLALAYSIKVASLQSSGKAPYVLLVGTRIKPKGSTVQDFRFTAIKLMLDSKGVGSGLYYNSVKLRFNKRHELEISDSASNADDIRQVALEQPKFPKTTPATAMASAAAAGSTQPGAGTTTPAGTISATSQVTGPIVASATAPAGTTPPPSTPSPDTTPTATFHSQARLVQLDVAVTDSNGRPVLGLQQSDFTVIEDGKPQEIRAFESHAPGTNPTPAAATVAPLALPPHTFTNQVTVTAEGPLNILLLDLWNTPVMDQAYARKQTIKFLKELPKGRTLAMFVLGNKLQMVQGFTDDAASLLAAAEKIMNERSLLLRTDAERQSFQGAADDVGRVATPTINAPGAPASQISPTALSASGIDLGSAQARNRSNTAMEADRTSERVFSTLNALSALARAVSSYPGRKNLIWLSGSFPIRLNPAATNQAQLSLGGTSQTSGLENAPNFPAALRTAAKALATARIAVYPMDVRGIQVGGVDPGVGASESASFAGTENPGAFKDNMNTQSATRYEEHSAMQEMADQTGGELLNGNDVRAAIGRAIEDGATYYAIAYTPTKSEEGQQFRKIVVKLNRKGVKMAYRPGYFPSGVPEGAAPKTHPLIVAMQPGVPPSTVVPLTVEVLPPDSTNKKTRIRYTIDIRGIEFTDTAEHRKRAVIDCIAVAFSKEGAPVGQISNTTDATLPMADYEAALRSGLVVPQELELPPGDYILRLGVMDHGSQKIGTLDAPLAVVAAK from the coding sequence ATGAAATCATTCTGGTCATTTCTCATTCTGGCAGCTCTGGCGACTCCCTGCTTCTCTGACAGCATTACCTATGTGCGAGTGGACCGGCCCCTGATCCAGGAACACCTCAAACTGGCTCGCGACGCGGAAGGCGATCGCATTCAGACGCTGCGCAACCTGCTCAAGAAATCGGGATGTCCGCAGGTGATCGAGCAGGAAGTTCCCAAGGAAGAGTTTCCCAACCTTATCTGCCTGATGCCGGGGGAGGAAGAAGGCACGATTGTGGTGGGTGCGTCCTCGGACTACGCGGCCGAGGACGCAAAGTCTCCGGGCCAATGGGGAACGCTGGCGCTCTTGCCACTGCTGGCCGAGTCGATTGCTCCGGTGCACCACCGATTCACCCTCATTCTCATCGCGTTTACCGGCCACGAGCACGGGTTGCGCGGTGCAAGTTGGTACTTGAGTCAATTGACGGAGGATCAGCGCAAACCGATCAAGGCGATGGTGAGCCTGGACAATCTGGGGAACACTGCGCCCGTCTATGCTCTTGCGCAGGCTGACAAGACGCTCGCTAACTGGCTGCAGGTGGCGGCGTTCTCGCTGCAATTTCCGACCCCAGCACTAGTGGATGCGAGCACCTCCAACCTGCCACTCCAGAATGGCGTTTTGGCGACTAAGGACGAGGATCTGTGGGGGAATGCAAAGCCCTTTGAGCACGAACACATTCCGGCAATCGCGCTTCAGTCGGCTAGGCCAGACATGCTGCCGACGTTGCAGAGAAGCGGAGCGATCCCGAGTCACGTCACTGCAACCGGGTTTGACATGGATGCTTACGAGGCCACCTACCGGTTGCTAGCCGTATACGTTCTGTATTTGGACCGCAACCTCGACCGGCCCTGGGTCGAGCCTGGTACCTATGCCGGGAAGCTTGTCGACACGGCTGGGCTATTTTCCTCCAGCCCGCTCGAGGTGTCGTTGAAGATTGATCGCTTCACCACGGGCAACGACTTGTTCCGCTATGAACGGATTCTGCAGCAGGGCGGACAGGACGCACTCGCGGATGCACTGGCAGGTGAAAATGAAAAGGGTCACTACCGGTTTGGGCTCGCGCTCGCGTACAGCATCAAGGTGGCTTCACTGCAAAGCTCGGGAAAGGCACCCTATGTCTTGCTGGTGGGGACGCGCATCAAGCCGAAAGGCAGCACGGTACAGGACTTTCGCTTCACCGCGATCAAGCTGATGTTGGACAGCAAAGGCGTAGGAAGCGGGCTGTATTACAACTCGGTGAAACTCCGTTTCAACAAGCGGCACGAGTTGGAAATCTCCGATTCCGCTTCCAATGCCGACGATATACGTCAGGTGGCACTGGAACAGCCCAAGTTTCCCAAAACGACACCGGCGACGGCCATGGCCTCGGCGGCTGCGGCAGGAAGCACGCAGCCGGGGGCCGGAACGACCACACCGGCCGGGACAATCAGCGCGACATCCCAGGTTACTGGTCCCATTGTCGCCTCTGCGACTGCGCCAGCCGGCACAACACCGCCGCCGTCTACGCCAAGTCCAGATACGACTCCGACCGCAACGTTCCACTCTCAGGCGCGGCTGGTTCAATTGGATGTGGCGGTGACGGACTCTAACGGGCGTCCGGTTCTGGGCTTGCAGCAGTCGGATTTTACGGTCATCGAAGACGGAAAGCCGCAGGAGATCCGCGCGTTTGAGTCACATGCGCCGGGAACGAATCCAACACCTGCCGCCGCAACCGTAGCTCCGCTCGCGCTCCCACCGCACACCTTTACCAACCAGGTCACGGTGACGGCGGAGGGCCCTCTCAATATTTTGCTCTTGGACCTTTGGAATACTCCGGTCATGGACCAGGCGTATGCGCGCAAACAGACCATTAAGTTCTTGAAGGAACTCCCCAAGGGTAGAACTCTGGCGATGTTCGTCCTTGGGAACAAACTCCAAATGGTGCAGGGCTTCACGGATGACGCCGCCTCGCTGTTGGCTGCGGCCGAGAAGATCATGAACGAGAGATCTCTGCTGCTCAGGACGGATGCGGAGCGCCAATCGTTTCAGGGCGCGGCGGACGATGTGGGCCGGGTGGCCACGCCGACGATCAACGCTCCGGGTGCCCCGGCAAGCCAGATCAGCCCAACAGCGTTGAGCGCTTCAGGAATTGACCTGGGAAGCGCTCAGGCGCGTAACCGGAGCAATACTGCGATGGAGGCGGATCGCACGTCGGAGCGTGTGTTCAGTACGCTCAACGCGCTCAGCGCTCTGGCGCGAGCAGTTTCCAGTTATCCGGGCCGCAAGAATCTTATTTGGCTGTCAGGGAGTTTCCCCATACGGCTGAATCCAGCCGCCACGAACCAGGCCCAACTGAGTCTTGGAGGCACGTCTCAAACCAGCGGGCTGGAGAACGCGCCTAATTTTCCTGCTGCCCTACGGACTGCGGCCAAAGCCCTGGCGACAGCACGCATTGCCGTCTACCCAATGGACGTCCGGGGTATTCAGGTGGGAGGCGTGGACCCGGGGGTCGGAGCGTCGGAGAGCGCAAGCTTCGCGGGGACGGAGAATCCTGGAGCATTTAAGGACAATATGAATACGCAATCTGCCACACGCTATGAAGAACACAGCGCGATGCAGGAAATGGCGGATCAGACGGGTGGAGAACTGCTCAACGGTAATGACGTGCGCGCCGCGATCGGACGAGCCATTGAGGATGGCGCCACGTATTATGCGATTGCCTATACGCCCACGAAGAGCGAGGAAGGGCAGCAGTTCCGCAAGATCGTGGTGAAGCTGAATCGCAAGGGAGTAAAGATGGCGTATCGCCCCGGCTATTTCCCGAGTGGAGTGCCAGAGGGAGCGGCGCCGAAGACACATCCTCTGATTGTCGCGATGCAGCCAGGGGTCCCACCGTCGACAGTCGTGCCGCTGACGGTAGAAGTGTTGCCACCCGACAGCACAAACAAGAAAACACGGATCAGGTACACGATCGATATTCGAGGAATCGAATTCACCGACACCGCGGAACACCGGAAGCGTGCGGTGATCGATTGCATCGCAGTGGCATTCAGCAAGGAGGGCGCTCCGGTGGGACAGATCTCAAACACCACGGACGCGACCCTGCCGATGGCTGACTATGAGGCAGCTTTGCGGTCTGGCCTAGTAGTGCCGCAAGAGTTGGAGTTGCCCCCCGGAGACTACATCCTGCGATTAGGTGTAATGGATCACGGATCGCAGAAAATCGGCACGCTCGATGCGCCGCTGGCAGTGGTGGCAGCGAAATAG
- a CDS encoding CRTAC1 family protein: MRFVYSSKMCMRVRHMVSCVLLFVGCACTVAIAQKPSGIGVDKPAITPAFRFSDITASAGILFQHTVVPEKKYLIESMVGGVLLLDYDGDGWLDIYFTNAPSVEMALQGQKAKSALYRNNHDGTFTDVTDKAGVGYPCWAMGGAVGDYNNDGWPDMLITCEEGIVLFRNNGDGTFADVTKQAHLTDPRWSAGAAFADYDGDGFADLMVSRYVEFDLKNLPQFGVGVTCRFRGIPVQCGPRGMKGLGDSLYHNNGDGTFTDVSKAAGLDDASGYYGLGLVWSDFNDDGKPDLFIADDSTPSYLYRNDGNGHFTDVSYISGTAVSSDGGETAGMGVAVCDFNHSGRFSIHMTNFEDQSNSLYRNDGDMAFTDVAYPAGIAQVSIPFMGWGTGCVDFDNDGWADLFVVDGHVYPQVDALASGGKYRQRKLVFLNKKDGTFADVSNALGDAVKIPQASRGAAFGDLDNDGRIDVVVENIDGSPMVLHNEGSTSHWITLQLIGVKSNRLALGAKVKVVSGALVQVDEVRSGSSYLSQNDLRVHFGVGSADKVDRVEIRWPGGGNQTVSNLAADRIYVVKEGEGIVAPEQTRPRPVPPSPAISGQRSQW; the protein is encoded by the coding sequence ATGAGATTCGTGTATTCTAGCAAAATGTGTATGCGGGTGCGACACATGGTGAGTTGTGTTTTGCTCTTTGTGGGCTGCGCCTGCACCGTGGCGATCGCACAAAAACCCTCTGGAATTGGGGTTGATAAGCCTGCAATCACTCCTGCCTTCCGTTTTTCTGACATCACCGCCAGCGCGGGAATTCTTTTTCAGCATACGGTTGTTCCCGAGAAGAAGTATTTGATCGAATCGATGGTTGGGGGCGTGCTTTTACTCGACTACGACGGCGATGGCTGGCTCGACATCTATTTCACGAATGCGCCCAGCGTCGAGATGGCGCTGCAAGGGCAAAAGGCGAAGAGCGCGCTCTACCGCAACAACCATGACGGGACCTTTACCGACGTCACGGACAAGGCGGGCGTGGGATATCCATGCTGGGCGATGGGTGGCGCAGTCGGCGACTACAACAATGACGGCTGGCCCGACATGCTGATCACTTGCGAAGAAGGGATCGTGCTGTTTCGCAACAATGGGGATGGGACGTTTGCGGATGTAACGAAACAAGCTCACCTGACGGATCCACGCTGGTCAGCGGGCGCGGCGTTTGCAGACTACGACGGCGACGGCTTCGCAGACTTGATGGTGTCGCGTTATGTGGAATTCGATCTCAAGAATCTGCCGCAATTCGGCGTGGGAGTCACGTGCCGCTTTCGCGGGATCCCCGTGCAATGCGGTCCACGGGGTATGAAGGGCTTGGGAGACAGCCTGTATCACAACAATGGAGATGGCACCTTCACGGACGTTTCCAAGGCTGCGGGACTGGATGATGCTTCCGGCTACTACGGCCTGGGCCTGGTGTGGAGCGATTTCAATGATGACGGGAAGCCCGATCTTTTTATCGCGGATGACTCCACACCCAGTTATCTCTACCGGAATGACGGCAACGGTCACTTCACCGATGTGAGCTACATTTCAGGCACCGCCGTGAGCAGCGATGGCGGCGAGACGGCTGGCATGGGAGTGGCGGTGTGCGACTTCAATCACAGTGGACGCTTTTCGATCCACATGACGAACTTTGAGGATCAGAGCAATTCACTCTATCGCAACGACGGTGACATGGCATTCACGGATGTCGCGTATCCGGCGGGCATTGCCCAGGTATCGATTCCGTTCATGGGGTGGGGAACGGGATGCGTCGATTTCGACAATGATGGCTGGGCCGACCTATTTGTCGTCGACGGACATGTGTACCCGCAGGTGGACGCTTTGGCGTCGGGTGGGAAATACCGGCAAAGGAAACTGGTGTTCCTCAACAAGAAGGACGGGACATTTGCCGATGTCAGCAATGCGTTAGGGGATGCGGTGAAGATCCCGCAAGCGAGCCGGGGAGCGGCGTTCGGGGACCTCGACAATGATGGACGGATCGACGTGGTGGTGGAGAATATCGATGGCTCTCCGATGGTCCTGCACAACGAAGGTAGTACCAGCCACTGGATTACCTTGCAGTTGATCGGAGTAAAGAGTAACCGCCTGGCTCTGGGAGCGAAAGTAAAAGTGGTGAGTGGAGCGCTCGTGCAGGTCGATGAAGTCCGCAGCGGTAGCAGTTATCTGTCCCAGAATGATTTGCGAGTGCACTTCGGGGTGGGGTCCGCGGACAAGGTGGACCGTGTGGAGATTCGCTGGCCCGGGGGCGGGAACCAGACGGTCAGCAATCTGGCTGCGGATCGTATTTATGTGGTGAAAGAAGGCGAAGGGATTGTTGCTCCGGAGCAGACCCGACCGCGCCCGGTGCCGCCCAGTCCAGCCATTTCCGGCCAGCGATCGCAGTGGTGA
- a CDS encoding glycoside hydrolase family 3 C-terminal domain-containing protein, whose translation MDRAWIFLAVLFAAFSGLLGLAQAQEKLPYRNPALPVEQRVADLLSRMTLEEKVAQLGGSWQNRSIVQDETQFFVSKDRAFQPDRAAVLLKDGLGQMSRPSEQRGPREMAEFTNTLQKWILEHTRLGIPVLFHEECLHGHAAPMGTSYPQAIGLAATWDTALVHDVFSATAQEVRARGAQQCLTPVLDLAREPRWGRTEETYGEDPYLTSRIGVAAITGFQGDGPAIDKAHVMATTKHFAVHGQPEAGTNVAPGNYSERVVREYFLKPFEVAIQEAHAASLMPSYNEVDGIPSHANKHLLNDVLRNEWGFQGVVVSDYFAVNDLQILHHVVADQDVAARTALESGVDVELPAVATFRTLLQQVRDGRVSEALVDRAVGRVLRMKFLTGLFDDPFVDPAYAEKVTNSPEHQQLAAKAAREVLTLLKNQNGLLPLDRTKYKRIAVIGPNAGEVHLGGYSNKPGRGVSVLQGIKDKVGSSSEVLFAEGCKITESLPDWDVDKVVLGDPVLNAKRIQEAVLVARKADVILLVVGENEQTSREAWAVNHLGDRDSLDLLGSQDDLAKAMVDTGKPVVALILHGRPNSINYIAEHVPAILEGWYLGQEGGTAVADVLFGDANPGGKLPITVPRTVGQLPDYYYQKPSAKRGYLGSTTLPLFPFGWGLSYTTFKYGNLRLDHPTMGTSGETKVSVDVTNSGKMRGDEVVQLYIRDEVSSVTRPIKELRGFRRITLEPGETKTVDFKLGFEQLSFLDRDMHKVVEPGTFKVMVGGNSVDLIETTLTAVAK comes from the coding sequence ATGGACCGTGCCTGGATATTTCTTGCCGTACTGTTTGCCGCCTTTTCTGGATTGCTTGGCTTGGCCCAGGCACAAGAGAAGTTGCCGTATCGCAATCCTGCGTTGCCGGTCGAACAGCGCGTGGCGGACCTGCTCTCGCGCATGACGCTGGAAGAGAAAGTCGCACAGTTGGGCGGGAGTTGGCAGAACCGGAGCATCGTGCAGGACGAGACGCAATTTTTCGTGAGCAAGGATCGCGCGTTCCAGCCGGATCGTGCGGCGGTCCTTTTGAAGGACGGGCTCGGTCAGATGTCGCGGCCGAGCGAGCAGCGCGGACCTCGCGAGATGGCGGAGTTCACCAACACGTTGCAGAAGTGGATCCTGGAGCACACGCGGCTGGGAATTCCCGTCCTGTTTCATGAAGAGTGTCTGCACGGCCATGCTGCGCCGATGGGGACTTCGTATCCGCAAGCGATTGGCCTTGCGGCCACGTGGGACACGGCGTTAGTCCATGATGTTTTCTCGGCGACGGCGCAGGAAGTGCGTGCCCGCGGCGCACAGCAGTGTCTGACGCCGGTGCTGGACCTGGCTCGCGAGCCGCGCTGGGGACGCACGGAAGAAACGTACGGCGAAGATCCGTATCTGACGTCGCGGATCGGAGTGGCTGCCATCACTGGTTTTCAAGGCGATGGTCCGGCGATCGATAAAGCGCACGTGATGGCGACCACCAAACATTTTGCGGTTCACGGCCAGCCCGAAGCGGGCACCAATGTCGCACCAGGAAACTATTCCGAACGCGTGGTTCGCGAATATTTCCTGAAGCCGTTTGAAGTTGCGATTCAAGAGGCGCATGCGGCCAGCCTGATGCCGTCCTACAACGAAGTCGATGGGATTCCATCGCACGCCAATAAGCATTTACTGAACGATGTGCTGCGGAACGAATGGGGGTTCCAGGGAGTCGTGGTCTCCGATTATTTTGCGGTGAACGATCTGCAGATTTTGCATCACGTCGTGGCGGATCAGGATGTGGCGGCGCGCACGGCGCTCGAATCGGGCGTGGATGTTGAGCTTCCTGCGGTGGCCACTTTCCGGACGCTGTTGCAGCAGGTGCGCGACGGCCGGGTGTCGGAGGCGCTGGTCGATCGCGCCGTGGGGCGCGTTCTGCGCATGAAGTTTCTGACGGGATTGTTTGATGATCCATTTGTTGATCCGGCATACGCGGAGAAAGTCACGAATAGTCCGGAGCATCAGCAGTTGGCGGCGAAGGCGGCGCGGGAAGTCTTGACGCTACTTAAGAACCAGAATGGATTGCTGCCGCTGGATCGCACGAAATACAAGCGGATTGCGGTGATTGGTCCGAATGCAGGCGAGGTCCACTTGGGCGGATACAGCAACAAGCCCGGCCGCGGCGTGAGCGTGCTGCAAGGCATCAAGGACAAAGTCGGGTCGAGTAGTGAAGTGCTCTTCGCCGAGGGCTGCAAGATTACGGAATCGCTTCCCGACTGGGACGTGGACAAGGTCGTCCTGGGAGATCCGGTGCTGAATGCGAAACGTATTCAGGAAGCGGTACTGGTCGCGCGCAAGGCGGATGTGATTCTCCTGGTAGTGGGCGAAAACGAACAGACCTCACGGGAAGCCTGGGCCGTCAACCATCTTGGGGATCGCGACAGCCTTGATTTGCTGGGCAGCCAGGATGATCTGGCCAAGGCCATGGTCGATACGGGAAAGCCTGTGGTTGCTCTCATACTGCACGGGCGTCCGAATTCGATCAACTACATTGCGGAACATGTCCCCGCGATCCTCGAGGGCTGGTACCTCGGGCAGGAAGGTGGGACCGCGGTTGCGGATGTGCTGTTTGGAGATGCGAATCCAGGAGGCAAGCTGCCGATCACCGTGCCGCGAACAGTTGGTCAACTGCCTGATTACTACTATCAGAAGCCGTCAGCAAAGCGGGGCTATTTGGGATCGACGACACTGCCGCTGTTTCCGTTTGGATGGGGATTGAGCTACACGACGTTCAAGTACGGCAATCTGCGGTTGGACCATCCGACGATGGGGACGTCAGGCGAGACGAAAGTCAGCGTGGATGTGACGAACTCCGGCAAAATGCGCGGGGATGAAGTGGTGCAGCTCTACATCCGCGATGAAGTGAGTTCCGTCACGCGTCCGATTAAAGAATTGCGCGGCTTCCGCAGGATCACGCTGGAGCCGGGCGAGACGAAGACGGTCGATTTCAAACTGGGCTTCGAACAGTTGTCATTTCTCGATCGCGACATGCATAAGGTAGTCGAGCCCGGAACCTTCAAGGTCATGGTGGGCGGCAATTCGGTGGACCTGATCGAGACTACACTTACGGCTGTGGCAAAGTGA
- a CDS encoding glycoside hydrolase family 16 protein, whose translation MIGLTAFFSVIATSCGSSQTKVTPPPPPPSYQLTWSDEFTSTNGSLPDSSKWVMETGGAGWGNNELETYTNRTQNAHVQDGNLMIIAAKETYTGSDGITRQYTSARLKTAGLFDQKYGRFEARIQIPQGQGMWPAFWMLGNNVGTAGWPDCGEIDIMENIGKEPDKAHGSMHGPGYSGANGLSGMFTLPSGKFADGYHLFAVEWEPSVVRFYVDSNLYETRTPADLPSGTTWVFDHPFFLLLNVAVGGDWPGSPDNTTVFPQNMLVDYVRVYSKK comes from the coding sequence ATGATTGGATTGACTGCATTCTTTTCGGTGATTGCTACGAGTTGTGGTTCTTCACAGACCAAGGTGACTCCACCTCCACCGCCTCCGTCGTATCAGTTGACGTGGAGTGATGAATTCACTTCGACCAATGGTTCGTTGCCGGATTCATCAAAATGGGTCATGGAGACGGGTGGCGCCGGCTGGGGAAATAACGAATTGGAGACGTACACCAATCGAACGCAGAACGCGCATGTCCAGGATGGCAACCTGATGATCATTGCGGCGAAGGAGACTTACACCGGGAGTGATGGAATCACCCGGCAATACACTTCGGCGCGGCTGAAGACGGCGGGCTTGTTTGATCAGAAATATGGACGTTTTGAGGCGCGCATCCAGATTCCGCAGGGGCAGGGAATGTGGCCGGCATTCTGGATGCTAGGCAACAATGTCGGCACAGCCGGATGGCCGGACTGTGGCGAAATTGACATCATGGAGAACATCGGCAAGGAACCGGACAAGGCACATGGCAGCATGCATGGTCCGGGCTACTCGGGCGCCAATGGTTTGTCGGGGATGTTTACTCTGCCATCAGGCAAGTTCGCGGACGGCTATCACCTCTTTGCGGTGGAATGGGAGCCTTCGGTGGTGCGCTTTTACGTGGACAGTAATTTGTACGAGACACGTACGCCGGCAGATCTTCCGTCGGGAACGACATGGGTTTTCGATCATCCATTCTTCTTGCTGCTCAACGTAGCCGTCGGTGGCGATTGGCCGGGTAGTCCCGATAACACCACAGTTTTCCCGCAAAATATGCTGGTCGACTATGTCCGGGTGTACTCGAAGAAATAG
- a CDS encoding c-type cytochrome has product MSMLVIALHTILASAQSSAEPPKTAEQAFKNIQTLKGIPANQFIPTMQFISASLGVECEFCHVEGAFDKDDKKTKQTARKMMEMVFSINKGSFDGHRDVTCYSCHHGNSHPVSIPVIPTTAEAAALSATPKKEVHSEEPGNNSSAVVDPILEKYIAAIGGPAALQKVSSRVLKGSVDLAGKEFPIDIYAQQPDKRVSIMHLQNGDSVTAYNGTVGWLSAPGRPTQWMSAAEADGARLDADLYLPSRLKQIFSELRALPTEKIDGHDMNVLQGIREGKPPLILYFDQESGLLVRMVRYVDTALGLNPTEIDYADYRDSGGVKIPYRWTVARPRGRFTIQAEQVQQNVPIDDQKFVAPAPQPSDRH; this is encoded by the coding sequence TTGTCAATGCTAGTGATCGCTCTGCACACGATCCTCGCAAGTGCTCAATCCTCAGCGGAACCACCCAAGACGGCCGAGCAGGCTTTCAAGAATATCCAGACACTGAAGGGGATTCCGGCCAACCAATTCATACCGACCATGCAATTCATCTCCGCCTCCCTCGGAGTCGAATGCGAATTCTGTCACGTCGAGGGCGCATTCGATAAGGACGACAAGAAAACCAAACAGACGGCGCGCAAAATGATGGAGATGGTGTTCTCCATCAACAAGGGCAGTTTCGACGGTCATCGCGACGTGACGTGTTATTCGTGTCACCACGGAAATTCGCATCCCGTGTCGATTCCGGTGATACCGACAACCGCGGAGGCCGCTGCTCTCAGCGCAACGCCAAAAAAAGAAGTTCATTCTGAAGAGCCGGGAAACAACTCCAGCGCCGTGGTTGACCCCATCCTCGAAAAGTACATTGCCGCGATCGGTGGACCTGCTGCCCTGCAAAAGGTTTCCAGTCGTGTCCTTAAAGGATCGGTGGACCTCGCAGGCAAGGAGTTCCCGATCGATATCTATGCACAGCAGCCGGACAAACGCGTCTCCATCATGCATCTACAGAACGGAGACAGCGTCACCGCCTACAACGGAACCGTGGGTTGGCTCAGTGCGCCGGGTCGTCCGACGCAGTGGATGAGTGCAGCGGAAGCAGACGGGGCTCGCCTCGATGCCGACCTCTACCTCCCCTCGCGCTTAAAACAGATTTTCAGCGAACTGCGTGCGCTGCCAACCGAGAAGATCGATGGACACGACATGAACGTATTGCAGGGAATTCGTGAGGGCAAACCTCCGTTGATCTTGTACTTCGACCAGGAATCTGGACTGCTGGTTCGCATGGTTCGCTACGTGGACACCGCTCTGGGACTCAACCCCACGGAGATTGACTATGCGGACTATCGCGATTCAGGCGGAGTGAAGATTCCCTACCGCTGGACGGTAGCCCGTCCGCGCGGACGTTTCACAATCCAAGCCGAGCAGGTTCAGCAAAACGTTCCCATCGACGACCAGAAATTCGTGGCGCCCGCGCCCCAGCCTTCTGACCGTCATTGA